A genomic segment from Gemmatimonadota bacterium encodes:
- a CDS encoding CHASE3 domain-containing protein — translation MSLRLKLTAALGVALVILLVGVASLYALRQSTNAAAAVEHSEMVRVQLERALTTIVNAETGQRGYLITQDTNYLAPYTSARTDLDHEIASIRALTGDSPLQQRRIDSLALIADAKLVTMNETVVLTQSGNRDSALKIVMTGRGAELTRRARGVIDEMEETQSEQLTERINIYNSRKRAVTLVTVIGSLLAATLSILTMLWLRSGIKQLEAAKDTIEEQSAELGDELTRSQSLSDRLAASNDDLQEANTAAESARVRFEQLLQSTDESIFGMDAAGVCTFINASGAQLLGYERNELLGRNIHEVLHHHHANGSPYPLEQCPIHKAIVDGTSVRIADEVFWTRNGRAVPVEYTSSPILSSGRTVGAVIAFNDITARKRAERERERLIGALARSNQELDQFAYVASHDLKAPLRGIANLSQWIEEDLGESVPPDVSEKMALVRGRVQRLEALIDGILQYSRAGRVRSAVEQVDVGLLVKDVVELLAPPPDITVTIEPGMPTIATERTPLQQVFMNLINNGIKYNRRPGARITVSSRDAGSMYAFSVADNGPGIEPEYHDRIFGIFQTLESRDRVEGTGIGLSVVKKTVELHGGSVTVHSALGEGATFTFEWPKSTEETTAA, via the coding sequence GTGTCGCTTCGTCTCAAGCTCACAGCCGCCCTCGGGGTGGCACTCGTAATTCTGCTCGTGGGTGTCGCGTCGCTCTATGCCCTGCGGCAATCGACCAACGCCGCAGCCGCGGTCGAGCACTCCGAGATGGTTCGGGTGCAGCTGGAGCGCGCGCTCACGACCATCGTGAACGCCGAAACAGGCCAGCGCGGCTACCTCATCACGCAGGACACCAACTACCTCGCACCGTACACGTCCGCGCGCACGGATCTGGACCACGAGATTGCATCGATCCGCGCACTCACCGGAGACAGTCCGCTCCAGCAGCGTCGCATCGATTCGCTGGCGCTCATAGCGGACGCCAAGCTGGTCACGATGAATGAAACCGTAGTGTTGACGCAATCGGGCAATCGCGACTCCGCGCTCAAGATCGTGATGACCGGACGCGGCGCCGAGTTGACGCGCCGCGCACGCGGCGTGATCGACGAGATGGAAGAGACGCAGTCAGAGCAGCTCACGGAGCGCATCAACATCTACAACAGCCGAAAGCGCGCCGTAACGCTCGTGACGGTCATCGGCAGTCTGCTCGCCGCCACGCTCTCCATTCTCACGATGCTCTGGCTGCGCAGCGGGATAAAGCAACTGGAAGCGGCCAAGGATACGATCGAGGAACAATCGGCCGAGCTGGGAGACGAGCTGACCAGGTCGCAATCGCTCAGCGACAGGCTTGCGGCCAGCAACGATGACCTGCAAGAGGCGAACACCGCAGCTGAGAGTGCGCGTGTCCGCTTCGAGCAACTGCTGCAGTCGACGGACGAGTCGATTTTCGGAATGGACGCCGCTGGCGTGTGCACCTTCATCAACGCGTCCGGCGCACAGCTGCTCGGCTACGAGCGTAATGAATTGCTCGGCAGGAACATACATGAAGTATTGCACCATCACCACGCCAACGGATCCCCGTACCCGCTCGAGCAATGTCCGATACACAAGGCCATCGTCGATGGAACTTCGGTTCGAATTGCAGATGAGGTATTCTGGACTCGCAACGGCCGGGCGGTGCCGGTGGAATACACTTCGTCGCCAATCCTGAGCAGCGGACGAACTGTTGGAGCGGTGATCGCCTTCAACGACATTACCGCTCGCAAGCGCGCCGAGCGCGAGCGCGAGCGTCTCATCGGCGCGCTTGCGCGCAGCAATCAGGAGCTGGACCAGTTCGCGTACGTTGCATCGCACGATCTCAAGGCGCCGCTACGCGGCATCGCGAACCTGTCGCAATGGATCGAGGAGGACCTGGGCGAGAGCGTTCCACCGGACGTCTCGGAGAAGATGGCACTCGTGCGAGGCCGTGTGCAGCGCCTTGAAGCGCTGATCGACGGCATTCTGCAGTACTCCCGCGCCGGCCGCGTGCGCTCGGCGGTCGAGCAGGTCGACGTGGGGCTGCTCGTGAAGGACGTGGTCGAGCTGCTGGCACCACCGCCAGACATCACCGTCACCATCGAACCTGGCATGCCGACGATCGCGACCGAGCGCACGCCACTTCAACAGGTTTTCATGAACCTCATCAACAACGGGATCAAGTACAACCGGCGTCCGGGTGCCCGAATCACTGTGTCGTCGCGCGATGCCGGCAGCATGTATGCATTCAGTGTGGCGGACAACGGCCCGGGCATCGAGCCGGAATATCACGATCGGATCTTCGGAATCTTCCAGACGCTCGAATCGCGTGACCGGGTCGAGGGTACTGGCATAGGACTATCCGTCGTAAAGAAAACGGTCGAGCTGCACGGTGGATCGGTTACCGTGCATTCCGCGCTCGGAGAAGGCGCGACCTTCACTTTTGAATGGCCCAAGAGCACCGAGGAGACAACCGCAGCATGA
- a CDS encoding response regulator: MSIERTLNLVLVEDDEIDVMNVRRALERAHVTNPVFVAHNGLEGLELLRSGTVPKDRRLVLLDLNMPRMNGIEFLRELRKDPALRSTPVVVLTTSDDDRDKIQAYDLNVAGYLLKPVTFVNFVDVMAALNKYWALVELPEVR; this comes from the coding sequence ATGAGCATCGAACGAACGCTGAATCTGGTCCTCGTCGAGGACGACGAGATTGACGTAATGAATGTCCGACGAGCTCTGGAGCGCGCGCACGTGACGAACCCCGTGTTCGTGGCGCATAATGGGCTCGAGGGATTGGAGCTGCTTCGCAGCGGCACCGTGCCGAAGGATCGGCGGCTCGTGCTGCTCGATCTCAACATGCCCAGGATGAATGGAATCGAGTTCCTCCGCGAGCTCCGGAAGGATCCAGCGCTTCGTTCCACACCCGTGGTAGTGCTGACCACGTCGGACGACGATCGCGACAAGATACAGGCATACGATCTGAACGTGGCCGGATATCTGCTCAAGCCGGTGACGTTCGTCAACTTCGTGGATGTGATGGCGGCGCTCAACAAGTACTGGGCTCTGGTCGAGCTGCCCGAAGTGCGTTGA
- a CDS encoding ATP-binding protein → MQPLSILLVDDDEVDRLALRRALGKANLGELVIVEAERARDAFTQITSKSFDCAFFDFRLPDSDGVALLRNVRTAGVNTPVIVLTGFGDEQTVLDAMKAGATDYVAKSAVSPERIGQVVRSAVRLAAAERHADAARAAHERYANQLVGLADAAVAVNRAENVRDLLDAAAMHACLITGAPAACVTIAGSAMNDLSDDDDDGGWYSVDGDARRDISSPIEVPLPGRGDETIGNIMLEVWANRGSDAAVVNQLARLVGGALENVRLYRAAQRATQARNDVLAIVSHDLRNPLHTIVLSASYLADVFLPDLPEAALQQTQIIRRAVDRANRLIQDLLDVSRIEAGGFSVVTEPIAPELLLADALEAMAPTAAAANVELTCCSDDADLPDVMADRERLQQVFSNLIGNAVKFTPAGGRIDVTASADGPYNVRFSVRDSGPGVSPENLPHIFDRFWQATHGVRTGAGLGLAIARGIVEAHHGTIRARSEPGQGAEIVFDLPVA, encoded by the coding sequence ATGCAACCGCTGTCGATCCTGCTCGTTGACGATGACGAGGTGGATCGACTCGCGCTTCGTCGCGCGCTCGGCAAGGCGAACCTCGGCGAGCTCGTGATCGTCGAAGCGGAGCGGGCACGCGATGCGTTCACGCAGATCACGAGCAAGTCGTTCGATTGTGCCTTCTTCGATTTCCGTCTGCCCGATAGCGACGGTGTGGCGTTGTTGCGCAATGTGCGGACAGCGGGCGTGAATACTCCCGTCATAGTGCTGACGGGATTCGGCGATGAGCAGACGGTACTGGATGCAATGAAGGCTGGTGCCACCGATTACGTCGCCAAGTCGGCCGTATCGCCGGAACGTATCGGACAGGTAGTACGCTCAGCTGTGCGACTGGCCGCGGCGGAGCGCCACGCGGACGCGGCCCGGGCGGCACACGAGCGTTACGCGAATCAGCTGGTTGGGTTGGCTGACGCAGCAGTCGCGGTCAACCGGGCGGAGAACGTTCGTGACCTGCTCGACGCGGCCGCCATGCACGCATGCCTCATCACAGGCGCGCCGGCGGCATGTGTCACAATTGCCGGCAGCGCGATGAACGATCTTTCCGATGACGATGACGATGGCGGCTGGTATTCGGTAGACGGTGATGCGCGGCGGGACATATCCTCGCCAATAGAGGTTCCTCTCCCCGGTCGCGGCGATGAGACCATCGGCAACATCATGCTGGAGGTGTGGGCAAATCGAGGAAGCGATGCCGCGGTGGTGAATCAGCTTGCGCGTCTGGTTGGTGGCGCACTCGAGAACGTCCGCCTCTATCGCGCCGCCCAACGCGCGACTCAGGCGCGGAATGACGTGCTGGCAATCGTCTCACACGATCTACGCAATCCGCTGCACACGATCGTTCTCAGTGCATCGTACCTGGCCGATGTGTTTCTTCCGGACCTGCCGGAGGCGGCACTTCAGCAGACGCAGATCATACGGCGCGCGGTCGATCGCGCAAACCGGTTGATTCAGGACCTGCTCGACGTCTCACGAATCGAAGCGGGGGGATTCTCCGTCGTCACTGAACCGATCGCGCCCGAACTGCTGCTCGCTGACGCATTGGAAGCGATGGCGCCCACCGCTGCCGCCGCAAATGTAGAGCTCACCTGTTGCAGTGACGATGCCGATCTGCCCGACGTGATGGCAGATCGCGAGCGGCTGCAACAGGTGTTCAGTAATCTCATCGGAAACGCGGTAAAATTCACACCGGCCGGTGGAAGAATAGACGTCACGGCGAGCGCCGATGGCCCATACAATGTTCGCTTCTCCGTTCGTGACAGCGGACCGGGAGTGAGTCCGGAGAATTTGCCGCACATCTTCGACAGGTTCTGGCAGGCGACTCATGGTGTGCGTACCGGCGCGGGCCTGGGACTCGCGATCGCCCGGGGTATCGTCGAAGCCCATCATGGCACGATTCGGGCGCGTAGCGAACCGGGACAGGGCGCCGAGATCGTGTTTGATCTACCGGTGGCATGA